The following are encoded together in the Salinibacter grassmerensis genome:
- the rimP gene encoding ribosome maturation factor RimP, whose product MTIAFVNHTQQRLADRVSGLTEEVIVGTDYFLVDVEVRGHKGTRVVEVYIDSENEVGHDDLALISKEIGFLLDVEDVVDGSYKLELSSPGIKRPLTMPAQYRKNVGRTLRVRFESDGNEEIVVGDLTDADDDEIELELPSTERLQLPYTIITQARIELPW is encoded by the coding sequence TTGACGATTGCATTCGTGAACCATACGCAGCAACGCCTCGCCGATCGGGTTTCCGGACTGACCGAAGAGGTCATCGTCGGAACCGACTACTTCCTGGTGGACGTGGAGGTGCGAGGGCACAAGGGGACACGGGTTGTGGAAGTGTACATTGACTCCGAGAACGAGGTGGGCCACGATGACCTTGCACTCATTAGCAAAGAGATCGGATTTCTACTCGACGTAGAGGACGTGGTGGATGGGAGCTACAAGTTGGAGCTCTCCTCGCCCGGGATTAAGCGTCCTTTGACGATGCCGGCGCAGTATCGGAAGAACGTTGGCCGCACCTTGCGTGTACGATTCGAAAGCGACGGCAACGAAGAGATCGTGGTCGGGGATTTGACGGACGCAGACGACGATGAGATTGAGCTGGAGCTTCCTTCTACGGAGCGCCTTCAACTGCCATATACAATCATTACCCAGGCACGGATTGAATTGCCCTGGTGA
- the prfB gene encoding peptide chain release factor 2 (programmed frameshift), translated as MKSYSDEDLEQLAERVEALGGYLDVDGRRMTVEELNQERMDPDFWDDPDRAREIEKRIAREEEWIEAWEDVKEQAEDIETLQLLSEEEGEDMSDEIAAEASKLEQKLDRLELESLLDDPDDERDAIVEINPGAGGTEGQDWAEMLLRMYMRWAEDQGCDIELVHQQSGEEAGIKSATLNVQGRHAYGRLKSETGVHRLVRISPFDADSRRHTSFASVFVYPEVDDSIGVDLSEGEIELQTFRSGGKGGQHVNKVETGVRLIWTGTLSNGEETTVRAACTQERSQHQNRRRAREMLKSRIYQAERQLREEEKERLESSKKSIEWGSQIRSYVLHPYKMVNDHRTETKRSDAEAVLEGKLDPFIKAYLLKGKKDRDTSPV; from the exons ATGAAGTCGTATTCGGACGAAGACCTTGAACAGCTAGCTGAGCGCGTGGAGGCGCTCGGGGGCTATCTT GACGTAGACGGTCGCCGCATGACCGTCGAAGAGCTGAACCAAGAGCGGATGGATCCCGACTTTTGGGACGACCCAGATCGAGCCCGCGAGATCGAAAAGCGAATTGCCCGGGAAGAAGAATGGATTGAGGCATGGGAGGACGTCAAGGAACAGGCCGAAGACATCGAGACGCTCCAACTTCTCTCCGAAGAGGAGGGGGAGGACATGTCGGACGAGATTGCCGCGGAGGCATCGAAGCTCGAACAGAAGCTCGACCGGTTGGAGCTGGAGAGCCTTCTCGACGATCCCGACGATGAGCGAGACGCCATTGTCGAGATCAACCCTGGCGCCGGAGGCACCGAAGGGCAGGACTGGGCAGAAATGTTGCTCCGCATGTACATGCGATGGGCTGAAGACCAGGGGTGCGATATAGAACTCGTCCACCAGCAGTCCGGGGAGGAGGCGGGCATCAAAAGCGCGACCTTGAACGTGCAGGGACGACACGCCTACGGCCGCCTCAAAAGCGAGACCGGTGTTCATCGACTGGTGCGGATCTCCCCCTTCGATGCCGACAGTCGCCGCCACACCTCATTCGCGAGCGTCTTCGTCTACCCCGAGGTCGATGATAGCATCGGGGTGGACTTAAGTGAGGGTGAGATTGAGCTCCAGACCTTTCGGTCCGGCGGCAAGGGAGGGCAACACGTCAACAAGGTGGAAACGGGCGTCCGTTTGATTTGGACGGGCACTCTGTCCAACGGCGAGGAAACCACCGTCCGGGCCGCGTGCACCCAAGAGCGAAGTCAGCACCAAAACCGCCGCCGTGCCCGTGAGATGCTCAAGAGTCGCATCTATCAGGCGGAGCGGCAGCTCCGAGAAGAAGAAAAGGAACGGCTTGAGAGCTCAAAAAAGAGTATCGAATGGGGCAGCCAGATTCGCTCGTACGTGCTACACCCCTACAAAATGGTGAACGACCACCGGACGGAAACCAAGCGGAGCGACGCGGAGGCCGTCCTGGAAGGGAAGCTGGATCCGTTCATTAAGGCCTACCTCCTGAAGGGAAAGAAAGACCGGGATACGTCTCCGGTGTAG
- a CDS encoding pyridoxal phosphate-dependent aminotransferase, with protein sequence MAAPATAPNLDTYVSERVRETPPSGIRRFFDIAATMDNVISLGIGEPDFDSPDPALEAGIDALENGRTSYTSNAGMEELRELIAEDYEERHGLSYDPEGEIIATVGCSEAMQLAMQAFLDPGDEVLVPEPCFVSYGPSARFAGGEVVHVPTHVENDFQVTAADIEPHLTDRSKVLFLGYPNNPTGAVLRRDTLQEIAQLVVDNDLLVVSDEIYDQLIYGTAHDRGHVCVPTVDGLRERTVLLGGFSKNYAMTGWRIGFACAPEPLLQAMLKVHQYMIMSAPTMAQEGAIAALREAKGDVEQMRQSYDERRRTIVSGLNDAGLPTFEPEGAFYCFPDVTSTGMTSEEFAQRLLEEEKVACVPGTAFGPSGEGYVRCSYATGLEDIKEAITRIDQFVSRHQS encoded by the coding sequence ATGGCCGCCCCCGCCACCGCCCCCAACCTTGATACGTACGTTTCGGAGCGCGTGCGTGAGACGCCCCCGAGCGGCATCCGCCGGTTTTTCGACATTGCCGCCACGATGGACAATGTCATCTCGCTCGGCATTGGGGAGCCGGACTTCGACTCGCCAGACCCGGCGCTGGAGGCCGGCATCGACGCGCTGGAGAATGGGCGCACGAGCTACACGTCCAACGCCGGCATGGAAGAGCTCCGCGAGCTCATCGCGGAGGACTACGAGGAGCGACACGGCCTTTCGTACGATCCGGAGGGCGAGATTATCGCCACGGTGGGGTGCAGTGAGGCAATGCAGCTGGCCATGCAGGCCTTCCTCGACCCAGGGGATGAAGTATTGGTCCCCGAACCCTGTTTCGTGTCCTACGGCCCGTCCGCCCGGTTCGCAGGGGGCGAGGTCGTGCATGTCCCGACCCACGTCGAGAACGACTTTCAGGTGACGGCCGCCGATATTGAGCCGCACCTTACTGACCGGTCCAAGGTGCTCTTCCTCGGGTATCCGAACAACCCGACCGGGGCCGTGCTGCGGCGCGACACGCTTCAAGAGATTGCCCAGCTTGTGGTTGACAACGACCTGCTGGTCGTCTCCGACGAGATCTACGATCAGCTGATTTACGGCACGGCCCACGACCGGGGGCACGTGTGCGTCCCCACCGTTGACGGACTGCGCGAACGGACGGTGCTGCTGGGCGGCTTCTCGAAGAACTACGCGATGACAGGGTGGCGCATCGGGTTTGCCTGCGCGCCGGAGCCGCTCCTGCAGGCGATGCTCAAGGTGCACCAGTACATGATCATGAGCGCGCCGACGATGGCCCAGGAGGGAGCCATCGCCGCGCTGCGCGAGGCCAAGGGCGACGTGGAGCAGATGCGGCAAAGCTACGACGAGCGCCGCCGCACCATCGTATCGGGCCTGAACGACGCGGGCCTTCCCACCTTCGAACCGGAGGGGGCTTTTTACTGCTTTCCCGACGTTACCTCCACAGGGATGACGTCCGAGGAATTTGCCCAGCGGCTCCTGGAAGAGGAGAAAGTGGCGTGCGTCCCGGGAACCGCCTTCGGCCCAAGTGGGGAGGGGTACGTACGGTGCTCCTATGCCACCGGCCTGGAGGACATCAAAGAGGCGATCACCCGCATCGACCAGTTTGTGTCGCGGCACCAGTCCTGA
- a CDS encoding aldehyde dehydrogenase family protein produces the protein MPDTFDNYIGGRWTGAASQATFDNRNPADPDDRIGEFPDSDPADVDAAVQAARDAFSDWGSAPAPNRGKILKASGDLLTERKDEIARSMTREMGKPFFETKGDVQEAIDTAYYAASETRRLFGTTVPSELPDKMNMAIRRPLGVCGIITAWNFPVAVPSWKIFPALAAGNTIVFKPSEDAPHSGLRFVQTLIDAGIPDGVINVVHGADEAGEALVEHPEVDAVGFTGSYEVGTAIAETCGRLNKPVSLEMGGKNPMIVMDDADLDLALEGAIWGAYGTTGQRCTATSRLICHEAVHDELVEMIRDEAETLVLGDGNDADTDIGPLINQAAAERVHRYVEIGQDEGATLKTGGAPASVDELDGHFYEPTLFTDVTPDMTIAREEIFGPVLATFEVGSYDEAVTVANDTQYGLSSSIYTQDVNKSFRAMRDLEAGITYVNGPTIGAEAHMPFGGVKDTGNGQRDGGYAAFEFWTEHKTLYVDYSGQLQKAQMDSVND, from the coding sequence ATGCCCGATACGTTCGACAACTACATCGGTGGCCGCTGGACCGGCGCCGCCTCCCAGGCGACCTTCGACAACCGAAATCCCGCCGACCCCGACGACCGCATCGGCGAGTTCCCAGACTCGGACCCCGCCGACGTGGATGCCGCCGTGCAGGCGGCCCGGGACGCCTTCTCGGACTGGGGCAGCGCCCCCGCCCCCAACCGCGGGAAGATCCTGAAAGCCTCCGGCGACCTGCTCACGGAGCGGAAAGACGAGATCGCTCGATCGATGACCCGCGAGATGGGCAAGCCCTTCTTCGAAACCAAGGGCGACGTCCAAGAGGCCATCGATACGGCCTACTACGCGGCCAGCGAGACGCGACGGCTGTTTGGCACCACCGTCCCAAGTGAGCTGCCCGACAAGATGAACATGGCCATCCGTCGCCCCCTCGGGGTATGCGGCATCATCACGGCCTGGAATTTCCCCGTCGCCGTGCCGTCCTGGAAGATCTTTCCCGCCCTCGCCGCCGGCAACACCATCGTCTTCAAACCAAGCGAAGACGCCCCGCACAGTGGACTTCGCTTCGTGCAGACGCTGATTGACGCGGGCATCCCCGATGGGGTCATCAACGTGGTGCACGGCGCGGACGAGGCGGGAGAGGCGCTCGTGGAGCACCCTGAGGTCGACGCCGTCGGCTTCACCGGGTCCTACGAGGTCGGCACCGCGATTGCCGAAACCTGCGGCCGCCTCAATAAGCCGGTGTCGCTGGAGATGGGCGGCAAGAACCCGATGATCGTGATGGATGACGCAGACCTGGACCTCGCGCTGGAGGGTGCCATCTGGGGCGCCTACGGCACCACGGGCCAGCGTTGCACGGCCACCAGCCGCCTCATCTGTCACGAGGCGGTCCACGACGAGCTTGTGGAGATGATTCGGGACGAGGCGGAAACGCTCGTCCTGGGAGACGGGAACGATGCGGACACCGACATCGGGCCTCTCATCAATCAGGCGGCCGCGGAGAGGGTGCACCGGTACGTCGAGATCGGACAAGACGAAGGGGCCACCCTGAAGACGGGCGGTGCCCCCGCTTCGGTTGACGAGCTCGACGGTCACTTTTACGAGCCCACCCTCTTCACGGACGTGACACCGGACATGACGATCGCCCGAGAAGAAATCTTCGGGCCGGTGCTCGCGACGTTCGAGGTCGGGTCCTACGACGAGGCCGTCACGGTGGCCAACGACACCCAGTACGGGCTCTCGTCCTCGATCTACACCCAGGACGTGAACAAAAGCTTTCGGGCGATGCGTGACCTTGAGGCCGGCATCACGTACGTCAATGGGCCCACGATCGGGGCCGAGGCGCACATGCCCTTTGGGGGGGTCAAAGATACTGGCAATGGGCAACGGGACGGGGGCTACGCCGCCTTCGAGTTCTGGACGGAGCACAAGACCCTCTACGTGGACTACTCCGGCCAGCTACAAAAGGCCCAGATGGACTCGGTGAACGACTAG
- a CDS encoding DUF434 domain-containing protein — translation MPANRGAHPEDPEQFGSPQLDRLRAAVRDLSWLRTRGYGGQSASELVGNRYQLRRRQRNAVARSACSDAERAHRLGARLPPEAIAGQDLHLDGFNVLITVEAMLGGAYLFMGRDAAYRDVDPVQGTYRVAHQTAPALRHLADTLQALRPARVTWHLDRSVSNAGRVKAQIADASSATGSAWTPVVEDKVDATLRDVPAPIVTSDSAVLDAVDAWLPLEALVHARHVPDAHVVDLRPDGERSRSPSA, via the coding sequence ATGCCCGCGAATCGTGGGGCCCATCCGGAGGACCCTGAGCAGTTTGGGAGCCCCCAACTTGATCGGCTCCGAGCCGCTGTGCGGGATCTATCGTGGCTTCGCACCCGAGGCTACGGTGGACAAAGTGCCTCCGAGCTTGTGGGGAATCGGTACCAGTTGAGGCGCCGGCAGCGCAACGCGGTCGCGCGATCGGCCTGCAGCGACGCCGAGCGAGCACATCGTCTTGGGGCGCGTCTCCCTCCGGAGGCCATTGCGGGGCAGGATCTTCACCTCGACGGGTTCAATGTGCTTATCACTGTCGAGGCGATGCTCGGGGGGGCGTACCTGTTCATGGGGCGCGATGCGGCCTACCGCGACGTGGATCCCGTGCAGGGCACCTACCGTGTCGCCCACCAGACTGCGCCCGCCCTGCGGCATCTCGCAGACACCCTTCAGGCCCTGCGTCCAGCGCGAGTTACATGGCACCTTGACCGCTCGGTCTCAAACGCCGGGCGGGTGAAAGCCCAAATTGCGGATGCCTCCTCCGCGACGGGAAGCGCCTGGACCCCTGTCGTGGAGGACAAGGTAGACGCAACACTGAGAGACGTACCGGCCCCGATTGTGACCAGCGACAGTGCGGTTCTCGACGCCGTCGACGCGTGGCTGCCGCTGGAGGCGCTCGTTCACGCCCGCCACGTCCCCGACGCGCATGTCGTCGATCTTCGACCAGACGGTGAGCGATCCCGGAGCCCCTCGGCATGA
- a CDS encoding malic enzyme-like NAD(P)-binding protein encodes MEETEEYLPSASNSITVRVVISNRPGMLAKVTSEIGEHGGNIGAIDIVRAEKDELTRDITINTRSDDHAESIVQALRDLDGVDMVNISDRTFLLHLGGKVEVESKTPLRTRDQLSMAYTPGVARVCEAIHETPEDAHRLTIKSNTVAVVSDGTAVLGLGDIGSGAALPVMEGKAQLLKEFANVNGFPICLDTTDVDEIVNTVRRIAPVFGGINLEDIAAPRCFAVEERLKEELDIPVFHDDQHGTAVVTAAALLNALKIVEKDLDEIKVVTVGIGAAGTAVTEMFSEMGVEEIVGVDSKGPVTTERDDLNDAKQRYAEMTDPSVDGDTLSEVMEGADVFIGLSVPDILDVEDLNSMARDPIVFAMANPRPEIMPEVAYPHVAVMATGRSDYPNQINNVLCFPGLFKGALDCRSKGITSEMKIAAAEAIADAIDDQSLTPDYIVPSVFDENVVAEVSKAVSETAQKQGLARKRT; translated from the coding sequence ATGGAAGAGACCGAAGAGTACCTACCAAGTGCCAGCAACTCGATCACCGTTCGGGTAGTCATCTCCAACCGCCCCGGCATGCTCGCAAAAGTCACGTCCGAGATTGGAGAGCATGGCGGCAACATTGGGGCCATCGACATCGTCCGGGCCGAGAAGGACGAGTTGACCCGCGATATTACGATCAATACCCGGAGCGACGACCATGCCGAGTCGATCGTTCAGGCGCTTCGAGATCTTGATGGCGTCGACATGGTCAATATCTCGGACCGTACTTTTCTGCTCCACCTCGGCGGAAAGGTGGAGGTTGAGAGCAAGACCCCGCTTCGCACCCGCGATCAGCTTTCGATGGCGTACACGCCCGGGGTGGCGCGCGTGTGTGAGGCGATCCACGAGACCCCTGAGGATGCGCACCGGCTCACCATCAAGAGCAACACGGTCGCGGTCGTTTCCGACGGCACAGCCGTCCTCGGGCTGGGCGACATCGGGTCGGGGGCCGCGCTTCCGGTGATGGAGGGAAAAGCGCAGCTCCTCAAGGAGTTTGCGAACGTGAACGGCTTTCCCATCTGCCTCGACACGACCGACGTCGACGAGATCGTAAATACGGTTCGCCGCATCGCGCCGGTCTTCGGGGGAATCAATTTGGAAGACATTGCGGCCCCACGCTGCTTTGCGGTCGAGGAGCGCCTCAAGGAGGAGCTCGACATCCCGGTCTTTCACGACGACCAGCACGGCACGGCGGTCGTGACGGCCGCCGCCCTCCTCAACGCACTAAAGATCGTAGAGAAGGACCTCGACGAGATCAAGGTCGTGACGGTCGGCATCGGGGCGGCGGGCACCGCGGTGACGGAAATGTTCTCAGAGATGGGGGTCGAAGAGATTGTAGGGGTCGACAGCAAAGGGCCGGTGACCACGGAGCGCGACGACCTGAACGACGCAAAGCAGCGATACGCGGAGATGACAGATCCGTCCGTGGACGGCGATACACTGTCGGAGGTCATGGAGGGGGCCGATGTCTTTATCGGGCTGAGCGTCCCGGACATCCTCGACGTGGAGGACCTGAACAGCATGGCCCGCGACCCCATCGTCTTCGCGATGGCCAACCCTCGCCCGGAGATCATGCCGGAGGTTGCCTACCCACACGTGGCCGTGATGGCCACTGGCCGCAGCGACTACCCGAACCAGATCAACAACGTGCTGTGCTTCCCCGGCCTGTTCAAAGGAGCACTCGACTGCCGGTCGAAGGGCATTACCAGTGAGATGAAAATTGCGGCGGCCGAGGCGATTGCCGACGCAATCGATGATCAGAGTCTGACTCCGGACTACATCGTCCCCAGTGTGTTTGACGAGAACGTGGTGGCTGAGGTCTCGAAGGCGGTCTCTGAGACGGCCCAGAAGCAGGGGCTGGCCCGGAAGCGCACGTAA
- a CDS encoding 30S ribosomal protein S1, with the protein MAEQEQVASKDDTQDTADAQTAPPDTEEAAEPEAPPADAADAEDDVETADPAATPTPDAEDGDADEPAAEESGPEEDAPADPADEGGDGVPADPPPEPGFVSRILEEAVEEASQDLPMPSGDEASVDVSEFDEPTSTVSPDELERTEEEQGFTGETYGQTVSLDELETEEETPSGTSVYDQFRDVVDETSIDVREQDIVEGRVLRVNEDYVVIDIGYKSDGIVSRDEFGEAEIHPGDTVEVYLERKEDRDGQLVLSKEQADKVRRWQRVEEIYEDEEVIEGTIIRRIKGGMIVELFDGMEAFLPGSQIDVRPVRDFESYLETRMEFKIVKLNPENENIVVSHRELIEHELEEQRQEILEQLEVGQVLEGTVKNIVDFGVFIDLGGVDGLLHITDLSWGRVSHPSEVVELDQELEVVVLDYEEERQRISLGLKQLRDHPWDKIGNKYDEGSTVEGKVVSITNYGAFVEIEKGIEGLVHISEMSWTRHIEHPSQMVSLGQVVDVKILNIDQEERKISLGMKQLEPDPWEGISDRYPAGTVLTGTVRNITNFGVFVEIEPGIDGLVHVSDLSWTKKIRHPGDMVDEEQELDVVILNIDEERRRISLGHKQVKTNPWDQFADAYGEGNDTAGEVVRVEDKGLVVQLPLDVEAFVPGSELKNGPKAFKNHYHEGDELELQVIRFDKDQKDIVLSETAKEEAAREEEQKEEQRESRREEREQQEAVRDFKEEPEPEPEEPTTGPTTLGELSGLADLRREMEEEEAEADDAEAETDDDQEAASENEVGDEPDAEATSEDEESTFDEANGFPENFPRVSRLENAGVNALADVREVDDLTDLDGIGSAYAEEITDALDEFDETGSVSS; encoded by the coding sequence ATGGCAGAACAAGAACAAGTAGCTTCCAAGGACGACACTCAAGATACTGCTGATGCTCAGACCGCTCCTCCCGATACGGAGGAGGCGGCCGAGCCCGAAGCGCCGCCCGCCGACGCTGCAGACGCGGAGGACGACGTGGAGACGGCGGATCCCGCCGCCACGCCGACACCGGATGCAGAGGACGGAGACGCCGATGAGCCCGCCGCCGAAGAGTCGGGGCCCGAAGAGGATGCCCCGGCGGATCCCGCGGATGAAGGCGGCGACGGGGTCCCTGCGGATCCTCCCCCGGAGCCCGGCTTCGTGAGCCGCATTCTCGAGGAAGCCGTCGAGGAGGCGTCTCAGGACCTTCCGATGCCGTCGGGAGACGAGGCTTCAGTTGACGTATCTGAGTTTGACGAGCCGACGAGCACCGTTTCGCCCGATGAGCTCGAGCGGACGGAGGAGGAGCAGGGCTTCACGGGTGAGACCTATGGACAAACGGTCTCGCTCGACGAGCTGGAGACCGAGGAGGAGACGCCGTCCGGCACCTCGGTGTACGACCAGTTCCGTGATGTCGTCGACGAGACCTCCATCGATGTCCGCGAGCAGGACATCGTTGAGGGCCGCGTGCTTCGGGTCAACGAAGACTACGTGGTCATCGACATCGGCTATAAGAGTGACGGAATTGTCTCCCGTGACGAGTTCGGGGAGGCCGAAATTCATCCCGGGGACACCGTGGAGGTGTATCTGGAGCGCAAGGAAGACCGCGACGGCCAACTCGTGCTCTCGAAGGAGCAGGCCGACAAGGTCCGACGCTGGCAGCGGGTCGAGGAGATCTACGAGGACGAAGAGGTCATCGAGGGCACAATCATCCGCCGCATTAAGGGCGGAATGATCGTGGAGCTCTTCGACGGGATGGAGGCCTTCCTGCCTGGCTCTCAGATTGATGTCCGCCCGGTTCGGGACTTCGAGTCCTACCTGGAGACGCGGATGGAATTCAAGATTGTCAAGCTCAACCCCGAGAACGAGAACATCGTCGTCTCGCACCGGGAGCTCATCGAGCACGAGCTCGAAGAGCAGCGACAAGAAATTCTCGAGCAGCTCGAGGTCGGTCAGGTGCTCGAGGGCACCGTCAAGAACATCGTCGACTTCGGGGTCTTCATCGACCTGGGTGGAGTCGACGGTCTTCTGCACATCACGGACCTGTCCTGGGGCCGCGTCTCGCACCCGAGCGAGGTCGTGGAGCTCGATCAGGAGCTCGAGGTTGTTGTCCTCGACTACGAGGAGGAACGCCAGCGTATCTCCCTGGGTCTGAAACAGCTTCGAGACCATCCCTGGGACAAAATCGGCAACAAGTACGACGAGGGCAGCACAGTTGAGGGGAAGGTCGTCTCGATCACGAACTACGGGGCCTTTGTCGAGATCGAAAAGGGCATTGAGGGGCTCGTCCACATCAGTGAGATGTCGTGGACGCGCCACATCGAGCACCCCAGTCAAATGGTGTCGCTCGGCCAGGTGGTGGACGTCAAGATTCTCAACATCGATCAAGAGGAGCGGAAGATCTCGCTCGGGATGAAGCAGCTGGAGCCCGACCCCTGGGAGGGTATCAGCGACCGCTACCCAGCGGGCACGGTGCTGACCGGCACGGTGCGCAACATCACCAACTTCGGCGTCTTCGTCGAGATTGAGCCTGGCATCGACGGGCTGGTACACGTCTCGGACCTGTCCTGGACCAAGAAGATTCGCCATCCGGGCGACATGGTCGACGAGGAGCAAGAGCTGGATGTCGTGATCCTCAACATCGATGAGGAGCGACGCCGCATTTCTCTGGGCCACAAGCAGGTGAAGACCAACCCCTGGGACCAGTTCGCTGACGCCTACGGGGAGGGCAACGACACGGCCGGCGAGGTCGTCCGTGTGGAGGACAAGGGGCTTGTTGTCCAGTTGCCGCTCGACGTAGAGGCCTTCGTTCCGGGCAGCGAGCTCAAGAACGGCCCCAAGGCCTTTAAGAACCACTACCACGAAGGCGACGAGCTTGAGCTGCAGGTCATCCGGTTCGACAAGGACCAGAAGGACATCGTCCTGAGCGAGACGGCGAAGGAAGAGGCCGCCCGCGAGGAAGAGCAGAAAGAAGAGCAGCGCGAGTCCCGCCGGGAGGAGCGCGAGCAGCAGGAGGCCGTGCGCGACTTCAAGGAGGAGCCGGAGCCCGAGCCGGAAGAGCCGACGACCGGCCCTACCACGCTCGGTGAGCTTTCCGGCCTGGCCGATCTGCGCCGTGAAATGGAGGAAGAGGAGGCCGAGGCTGATGACGCCGAAGCCGAGACCGACGACGACCAGGAGGCCGCATCTGAGAATGAGGTGGGCGATGAGCCTGACGCCGAGGCAACATCGGAGGACGAAGAGTCCACCTTCGACGAGGCGAACGGCTTTCCGGAAAACTTCCCGCGCGTCTCGCGACTTGAGAACGCGGGTGTGAACGCCCTGGCAGATGTCCGCGAGGTGGACGACCTCACCGACCTTGACGGCATCGGATCCGCCTACGCGGAGGAAATCACCGACGCCCTCGATGAGTTTGATGAGACGGGCTCCGTGAGTAGCTAG
- the cmk gene encoding (d)CMP kinase has translation MIVTIDGPAGSGKSTTAKRAAARLGYVYLDTGAMYRAVALGFLRVGASATPTGAEAVLPSLEVDVQHQDDTMQVFLGDEAVTDRIRTAEVGRIVSDISTLAPVREYMVEQQRRIGRAQADRHGGVVLDGRDTGTVVFPEAPVKIFLVADIDERARRRLQEYEAAGEEVTLEEVRTEIEERDRQDRTRDIAPLRRADDAIIFDTTDCTIREQVDFVADRVKAQNARGT, from the coding sequence GTGATTGTCACCATCGACGGTCCTGCTGGCTCTGGCAAGAGCACCACGGCCAAACGTGCCGCCGCCCGGCTCGGGTACGTGTACTTAGATACGGGCGCCATGTACCGGGCCGTGGCCCTTGGTTTTCTTCGGGTTGGCGCGTCCGCCACGCCGACAGGAGCGGAGGCCGTGCTTCCCTCCCTGGAGGTCGACGTGCAGCACCAGGACGATACGATGCAAGTCTTCCTCGGTGACGAGGCCGTCACTGACCGCATCCGGACCGCAGAGGTGGGGCGCATCGTGAGCGACATCTCGACCCTGGCGCCGGTCCGCGAGTACATGGTGGAGCAGCAGCGCCGGATTGGGCGCGCCCAGGCCGACCGACACGGCGGCGTGGTGCTGGACGGCCGCGACACGGGTACGGTGGTCTTTCCAGAGGCCCCCGTCAAAATTTTTCTAGTGGCCGACATCGACGAACGGGCCCGGCGCCGGCTTCAAGAGTACGAGGCGGCCGGGGAAGAGGTCACCCTCGAGGAGGTCCGCACTGAGATTGAGGAGCGGGACCGACAGGACCGGACCCGAGACATTGCGCCTCTTCGACGTGCCGACGACGCCATCATCTTCGACACGACCGATTGCACCATCAGGGAACAGGTTGACTTTGTCGCAGATCGCGTTAAAGCACAGAACGCCCGCGGAACGTAG
- a CDS encoding TrmH family RNA methyltransferase yields the protein MRKLSWDEIERPAPEEVPTLPKHPVRLVVHNVRSIHNVGSMFRTSDAARIEHIHLTGFTGTPEHKDLHKTALGAQDAVEWTQHDEARPLLRDLKDDGYTIAALEQTDHTQRPDAVPTDAFPIALVVGNEVRGVETDVLDAVDLALEIPQYGAKISLNVGVAYGIAVYDLIRRSRTLLGPPGDEDRME from the coding sequence ATGCGCAAGCTTAGTTGGGATGAAATTGAGCGACCGGCCCCTGAGGAAGTCCCAACACTTCCGAAGCACCCTGTACGACTCGTCGTGCACAACGTGCGCTCGATCCACAACGTCGGGTCGATGTTTCGAACGTCCGACGCAGCCCGCATCGAGCACATCCACCTCACTGGCTTTACGGGCACCCCGGAGCACAAAGACCTTCACAAAACGGCCCTTGGCGCGCAGGACGCCGTGGAATGGACTCAGCACGACGAGGCGCGCCCCCTCCTCCGTGACCTGAAGGACGACGGGTACACAATCGCGGCCCTCGAGCAGACGGACCATACGCAGCGTCCCGACGCGGTGCCGACCGACGCCTTCCCGATCGCGCTCGTGGTGGGCAACGAGGTGCGGGGAGTGGAGACGGACGTGCTGGACGCGGTCGACCTCGCCCTGGAGATTCCTCAGTACGGCGCCAAGATTTCCCTGAACGTGGGCGTCGCCTACGGCATCGCAGTCTACGACCTGATCCGTCGCTCGCGAACGCTCCTCGGACCGCCCGGAGACGAAGATCGTATGGAGTAA